The following are encoded in a window of Alphaproteobacteria bacterium genomic DNA:
- a CDS encoding aminopeptidase P family protein, whose amino-acid sequence MPPRDQTTAACRETYQGDTALAGLLAKHGAKLDVAGVRALLDGVLAAPAGEDPQAWHALVCDAPSDALRAQLDALKAELGAKVAFGLGEGEWRTTRVADLRGELARRDLAGFVLPRGDEHQGEYVSPRAERLAWLTGFTGSAGATIVLADKAAIFIDGRYTLQVRAQVDGSIFEYRHLVEEPPHEWLAANAPKGGKIGYDPWLHGSDGIERLRQACETAGATLVAVPDNPIDRVWPDKPAAPISPMVPHDLAFAGKASGEKRADLAAELRKRKLDAAVVSAPDSLAWLLNVRGGDVPHTPLALGFAILNADEQGSVELFVDPRKVPSSTYAHLGNAVRLHGPEAFAGALADLGKRKARVLTDRATSAAWIDSTLASSGAVTTRDACVCALPKARKNAGELQGTRDAHIRDGAAVAKFLAFIAREGASGTVDEISAAERLLAFRREGANFRDTSFDTISGAGSNGAIVHYRATPSTSKRIAPDMLYLVDSGAQYLEGTTDITRTLAIGTPTAEQKDRFTRVLKGHIALATVRFPKGTTGSQLDALARAPLWEAGLDYDHGTGHGVGSYLSVHEGPQRISKMPNTQALLPGMIVSNEPGYYKTGEYGIRIENLIAVTELPQTPGAERPMLGFETLTLAPIARELIDLALLNQAERDWLDAYHARVFATIGPLVDAQTKAWLETATAKL is encoded by the coding sequence ATGCCGCCCCGTGATCAAACGACCGCCGCCTGCCGTGAAACCTATCAAGGCGATACCGCGCTGGCGGGATTGCTGGCCAAACACGGCGCCAAATTGGACGTCGCCGGGGTTCGCGCCCTGTTGGACGGCGTATTGGCCGCGCCGGCGGGCGAGGACCCGCAGGCCTGGCACGCGCTGGTCTGCGATGCGCCGTCCGATGCGCTGCGCGCCCAGCTTGATGCGTTGAAGGCGGAACTCGGCGCGAAGGTCGCGTTCGGTCTGGGCGAAGGCGAATGGCGGACAACGCGCGTCGCCGATTTGCGCGGCGAACTCGCGCGGCGCGACCTTGCCGGTTTCGTGCTGCCGCGCGGCGACGAGCATCAAGGCGAATATGTCAGCCCGCGCGCGGAACGCCTTGCGTGGCTCACCGGCTTCACCGGCTCGGCAGGCGCCACGATCGTGCTGGCCGACAAGGCCGCGATCTTCATCGACGGGCGCTACACGTTGCAGGTACGCGCCCAAGTCGACGGGTCGATCTTCGAATATCGCCATCTGGTCGAAGAGCCGCCGCATGAATGGCTCGCCGCGAACGCGCCCAAGGGCGGCAAGATCGGCTACGACCCGTGGCTGCACGGCAGCGACGGGATCGAGCGTTTGCGCCAAGCCTGCGAAACCGCCGGCGCCACGCTTGTGGCCGTGCCCGACAATCCGATCGATCGCGTGTGGCCGGACAAGCCGGCCGCCCCGATCTCGCCGATGGTGCCGCACGATCTCGCTTTCGCGGGCAAAGCCTCGGGCGAGAAGCGCGCCGATCTCGCCGCCGAATTGCGCAAACGCAAACTCGATGCGGCGGTGGTGTCCGCACCCGATTCCTTGGCGTGGCTCTTGAACGTGCGCGGCGGCGACGTGCCGCATACGCCACTTGCTTTGGGCTTCGCGATTTTGAACGCGGACGAGCAAGGCTCGGTCGAGCTTTTCGTCGATCCGCGCAAAGTGCCGTCCTCGACCTATGCGCATCTGGGCAACGCCGTGCGTTTGCACGGGCCCGAAGCCTTCGCCGGTGCGCTCGCGGATCTCGGCAAGCGCAAAGCGCGTGTGCTGACCGATCGCGCGACCTCCGCCGCGTGGATCGATTCCACCCTCGCCTCGTCCGGTGCGGTGACGACGCGCGACGCCTGCGTTTGCGCGCTGCCCAAGGCGCGCAAGAACGCGGGCGAATTGCAGGGCACGCGCGACGCGCATATCCGCGACGGGGCCGCCGTGGCGAAGTTCCTCGCCTTCATCGCGCGCGAAGGCGCATCGGGCACGGTCGACGAGATTTCGGCGGCCGAACGCCTGCTCGCATTCCGCCGCGAAGGCGCCAATTTCCGCGACACGAGTTTCGACACGATCTCGGGGGCGGGGTCCAACGGCGCGATCGTCCATTATCGCGCCACACCCAGCACGTCGAAGCGCATCGCGCCCGACATGCTCTATCTCGTGGACTCGGGCGCGCAGTATTTGGAAGGGACGACCGACATCACGCGCACGCTCGCCATCGGCACGCCGACGGCGGAGCAGAAGGACCGCTTTACCCGCGTGTTGAAGGGCCATATCGCGCTCGCCACCGTGCGCTTCCCCAAGGGCACGACCGGCTCGCAGCTCGACGCGCTTGCCCGTGCGCCGCTCTGGGAAGCGGGGCTCGACTACGATCACGGCACGGGCCACGGCGTGGGGTCGTATCTGTCGGTCCATGAAGGCCCGCAGCGCATTTCCAAAATGCCGAACACCCAGGCGCTGCTGCCCGGCATGATCGTGTCGAACGAGCCCGGCTATTACAAAACCGGCGAATACGGCATCCGGATCGAAAACCTGATCGCGGTGACCGAATTGCCGCAAACGCCGGGCGCCGAACGCCCGATGCTCGGCTTCGAAACGCTGACGCTTGCGCCCATCGCGCGCGAATTGATCGATCTCGCGCTGCTCAATCAAGCCGAGCGCGATTGGCTGGACGCGTATCACGCGCGCGTCTTCGCGACGATCGGGCCGTTGGTGGATGCGCAAACGAAAGCCTGGCTCGAAACGGCGACGGCGAAGCTTTAG
- the ftsA gene encoding cell division protein FtsA: protein MSKKKRARRNGTIAALDLGSTKVACFVAKADGDGAPRVVGIGHQISHGVRGGTIVDLDEAEQSILSAVSAAEQMAGETLKSVIVNLVGGAPVSRTFGVEVALNGHEIGDADLRRVIEQARQTQTATDKRIIHQFPVGFTIDGSRGIRDPRGMCGERLGVNMHMVGASSASVRNLETAVARCHLEIEEPVVSAYAAGLACLVQDEKDLGACVIDMGGGTTSFAVFFDGHCVFVDQINVGGSHVTNDIARGLSTPLAHAERMKTLHGSCIHSANDERELVDVPLVGEEEQTQANHVPKSILTGIVAPRLEETFELVRSRLEASGFDKIAGRRVVLTGGASQLQGTRELAAMILDKQVRMGKPSSQLTGLADQTGGPAFAACAGLILHAHQKGTESLRPETAAAPSAGVFGGLRMWLRDNL, encoded by the coding sequence ATGTCGAAGAAAAAACGCGCCCGCCGGAACGGAACGATCGCCGCCCTCGACCTTGGCTCGACCAAGGTCGCCTGCTTCGTCGCGAAAGCGGACGGGGACGGCGCGCCGCGCGTCGTCGGCATCGGACATCAGATCAGCCACGGCGTGCGCGGCGGCACGATCGTCGACCTCGACGAAGCCGAACAGTCGATCCTGTCGGCGGTGTCCGCGGCCGAACAGATGGCCGGCGAAACGCTGAAAAGCGTGATCGTCAATCTGGTCGGCGGCGCGCCGGTGTCGCGCACCTTCGGCGTCGAAGTGGCGCTGAACGGGCACGAGATCGGCGACGCCGATCTGCGCCGCGTGATCGAACAGGCGCGCCAGACCCAGACCGCGACGGACAAGCGCATCATCCATCAATTCCCCGTCGGGTTCACGATCGACGGCAGCCGCGGCATTCGCGATCCGCGCGGCATGTGCGGCGAACGCCTGGGCGTGAACATGCACATGGTCGGCGCTTCCAGCGCGTCGGTGCGCAATCTCGAAACCGCCGTCGCGCGCTGCCATCTGGAAATCGAAGAACCGGTCGTGTCGGCTTATGCCGCCGGTCTCGCCTGCCTCGTGCAGGACGAGAAGGATTTGGGGGCCTGCGTCATCGACATGGGCGGGGGCACCACGTCCTTCGCCGTGTTCTTCGACGGGCATTGCGTGTTCGTCGACCAGATCAACGTCGGCGGCAGCCACGTCACCAACGACATCGCGCGCGGCCTGTCCACGCCGCTGGCGCATGCCGAGCGGATGAAGACGCTGCACGGCTCGTGCATCCATTCGGCCAACGACGAGCGCGAGCTGGTCGACGTGCCGCTGGTCGGCGAGGAAGAGCAGACCCAGGCGAACCATGTGCCGAAATCGATCCTGACCGGGATCGTGGCGCCGCGCCTGGAGGAAACCTTCGAACTGGTGCGTTCGCGCCTGGAAGCGTCGGGCTTCGACAAGATCGCGGGCCGGCGCGTTGTCCTCACCGGCGGCGCGTCGCAGCTTCAAGGCACGCGCGAGCTCGCCGCCATGATCCTCGACAAGCAGGTGCGCATGGGCAAACCCAGCAGCCAGCTGACGGGCCTCGCCGATCAAACCGGCGGCCCCGCTTTCGCGGCGTGCGCGGGTTTGATCCTGCACGCGCATCAGAAAGGAACCGAATCCCTGCGTCCCGAAACCGCGGCGGCACCGTCCGCGGGCGTCTTCGGGGGCTTGAGAATGTGGCTGAGGGACAACCTATGA
- the recN gene encoding DNA repair protein RecN — protein MLSTLSIRDFVLIDKLDLVFEDGLAALTGETGAGKSILLDALGLALGGRADAGAVRKGATAATIAAAFDLGANHPAYALLAEQGLEAPEDGAPLILRRQLGADGRSRAFANDQACSVGLLRQLGNLLVEIHGQFDTHGLFDAATHRGLLDQWAGLAKEAAATATSFTAWHAAQEALEAEQAKLEAARREEEYLRHAARELEEADPKPGEERELSERRAILQAREKLAAALAEAKGELEAHKGVDGALRNAARALERVAAHAGGKFDAAIAALEQALEQAVDAAAAIDDAGEALSEGGADLEKTDERLHALRGLARKHRVDIEALPALRDDFVAKLAALDAGEGNLKKLAQAEKTAKAAYLTAAKALSAGRSAAATKFEKAISKELPPLKLDKARFRARLETLPEESWSAGGLERVAFEIATLPGAEPGALAKIASGGELSRLMLALKVVLAQAGAKRGAMPALIFDEVDSGIGGAAAAAVGERLARLAKNAQVLVVTHSPQVAARAGVHLRVAKTATAKSAATSVTILDKPARREEIARMLAGATVTDAARAAADALLAGEAA, from the coding sequence ATGCTTTCGACGCTTTCGATTCGCGATTTCGTATTGATCGACAAGCTCGACCTCGTTTTCGAGGACGGGCTCGCCGCGTTGACGGGCGAGACCGGGGCGGGCAAGTCGATCCTGCTGGACGCGCTGGGCCTTGCCTTGGGCGGGCGTGCCGATGCCGGCGCGGTCCGTAAGGGTGCGACCGCCGCCACCATCGCCGCCGCATTCGATCTGGGCGCCAACCACCCCGCTTACGCGCTGCTGGCCGAGCAAGGCTTGGAAGCGCCCGAAGACGGCGCGCCGTTGATCTTGCGCCGCCAATTGGGCGCCGACGGCCGCAGCCGCGCCTTCGCCAACGATCAGGCCTGCTCGGTCGGGCTGTTGCGCCAATTGGGCAATCTGCTGGTCGAGATTCACGGCCAATTCGATACGCACGGCCTGTTCGATGCCGCGACGCATCGCGGCCTCCTCGACCAATGGGCGGGCCTCGCCAAGGAAGCCGCCGCGACCGCGACAAGCTTCACCGCGTGGCATGCGGCGCAAGAAGCGCTGGAAGCCGAGCAAGCCAAGCTCGAAGCCGCGCGCCGCGAGGAGGAATATCTGCGCCACGCCGCGCGCGAGCTGGAGGAAGCCGATCCCAAGCCGGGCGAGGAACGCGAGCTTTCCGAACGCCGCGCGATCTTGCAGGCGCGCGAAAAACTCGCCGCCGCTTTGGCCGAGGCGAAAGGCGAGCTTGAAGCGCATAAGGGTGTGGACGGTGCGTTGCGCAACGCCGCGCGCGCGTTGGAGCGCGTCGCGGCCCATGCCGGCGGCAAGTTCGATGCGGCGATCGCGGCCCTCGAACAAGCCCTGGAACAAGCGGTCGACGCCGCCGCCGCGATCGACGACGCGGGCGAGGCGTTGAGCGAAGGCGGCGCCGATCTCGAAAAGACCGACGAACGTTTGCATGCGCTGCGCGGCCTCGCGCGCAAACACCGCGTCGATATCGAGGCTCTGCCCGCCTTGCGCGACGATTTCGTCGCCAAGCTCGCGGCGTTGGACGCGGGCGAAGGCAATCTCAAGAAGCTCGCCCAGGCCGAAAAGACCGCCAAGGCCGCGTATCTCACGGCGGCCAAGGCGTTGTCGGCAGGGCGCAGCGCGGCTGCGACCAAGTTCGAGAAAGCCATTTCCAAGGAATTGCCGCCGCTGAAGCTCGACAAGGCGCGCTTCCGCGCACGTCTGGAAACGCTGCCGGAGGAAAGCTGGAGTGCGGGCGGGTTGGAACGCGTCGCGTTCGAAATCGCCACGCTGCCCGGCGCCGAGCCGGGGGCGCTCGCCAAGATCGCGTCGGGCGGCGAACTTTCGCGCCTGATGCTGGCCCTCAAAGTCGTGCTCGCCCAGGCGGGCGCCAAGCGCGGCGCCATGCCCGCATTGATTTTCGACGAGGTCGATAGCGGCATCGGCGGGGCGGCGGCCGCGGCCGTCGGCGAACGCCTCGCGCGCCTCGCCAAGAACGCGCAAGTGCTGGTCGTGACCCACTCGCCGCAAGTCGCGGCACGCGCGGGCGTGCATTTGCGCGTCGCCAAAACCGCCACCGCCAAATCGGCGGCGACGAGCGTCACAATTCTCGACAAGCCCGCGCGTCGCGAGGAAATCGCCCGCATGCTGGCGGGCGCCACGGTCACCGACGCGGCGCGCGCCGCTGCCGACGCATTGCTCGCCGGCGAAGCGGCATGA
- a CDS encoding outer membrane protein assembly factor BamD yields MIRSLRPALAAFALFALAACSGEEKEQYVERPVEEIYNDAVNAMSTEQYRRAARLFDEVERQHPYSVWATRAQLQGAYALYQVNRYDDAINALDRFIQLNPSSRDTPYAYYLKALCYYEQIVDVARDARMTENSLNALQEVVRRFPDSTYARDARVKIDLTYDHLAGKEMEVGRFYLQRQQWLAAINRFRTVVDKYQTTSHVPEALHRLTESYMALGLVDEARRTTAVLGHNYPGSEWYRDSYALVGTGENPREDRQGMVGRTLNALNPLNYF; encoded by the coding sequence ATGATTCGAAGTCTTAGACCCGCCCTTGCGGCCTTCGCCCTTTTCGCCCTCGCCGCGTGCAGCGGCGAGGAAAAGGAGCAGTATGTCGAGCGCCCGGTCGAGGAGATCTACAACGACGCGGTGAACGCGATGTCGACCGAGCAGTATCGCCGGGCGGCGCGCCTGTTCGACGAGGTCGAGCGCCAGCACCCCTATTCGGTTTGGGCGACGCGTGCGCAGTTGCAGGGCGCCTACGCGCTCTATCAGGTCAATCGCTACGACGACGCGATCAACGCGCTGGACCGCTTCATCCAGCTGAACCCGTCCAGCCGCGACACGCCCTACGCCTATTATCTGAAGGCGCTGTGCTACTACGAGCAGATCGTCGACGTCGCGCGCGACGCGCGCATGACCGAGAATTCGCTGAACGCCCTGCAGGAAGTGGTGCGCCGCTTCCCCGATTCGACCTATGCGCGCGACGCGCGGGTAAAGATCGATCTCACCTACGACCACCTCGCCGGCAAGGAGATGGAGGTCGGGCGCTTCTACCTGCAACGCCAGCAATGGCTCGCGGCGATCAACCGCTTCCGCACCGTCGTCGACAAGTACCAGACGACCAGCCACGTGCCCGAGGCGCTGCACCGCCTGACCGAATCCTATATGGCACTCGGCTTGGTGGACGAAGCACGCCGCACCACCGCCGTGCTCGGCCATAACTATCCGGGCAGCGAATGGTATCGCGATTCCTACGCCCTGGTCGGCACGGGCGAGAATCCGCGCGAAGACCGCCAGGGCATGGTCGGCCGCACCCTGAACGCGCTGAACCCGCTCAATTACTTCTAA
- the ftsZ gene encoding cell division protein FtsZ: protein MAITLASNQPAELKPRITVVGVGGAGGNAVNNMIRAKLEGVEFVVANTDAQALAQSLAERRLQLGVGVTQGLGAGSRPDVGRVAAEESMQELLEHVQGSHMVFVAAGMGGGTGTGAAPVIARACREAGMLTVGVITKPFHFEGQHRMKLAEAGIEELQQNVDTLIIIPNQNLFRVANERTTFADAFKMADDVLYSGVRGVTDLMVMPGLINLDFADIRSVMGEMGKAMMGTGEAEGDNRSIDAAQKAISNPLLDDVSMKGAKGVLINITGGMDMTLFEVDEAANRIRDEVDPDANIIFGSTFDESLNGRMRVSVVATGIDAAQAVQRPPQATTVVKLAQRPTIRPVTATAPAMAAPAASMSIPAAPQTGSVAMKMEPAAAPVAPAPAPVVAEAAPAPVMAEPAPAELPAAPAEAFIPPKPVEVAPAAAQAPAPVNPFAEAELMNATKPAAAAAPKRRPSLFERMTRSGGARTEGEAPRAQPTLVAPQGGIMPAASAPAAPVAAPAAPAPVAAAPVAPAPAQPRLGGLDPTDRLAPKAEDDLLEIPAFLRRQAN, encoded by the coding sequence ATGGCAATCACTCTCGCATCGAACCAGCCCGCCGAGCTCAAGCCGCGCATCACGGTCGTGGGCGTGGGCGGGGCCGGCGGCAACGCCGTGAACAACATGATCCGCGCCAAGCTCGAAGGCGTGGAATTCGTCGTCGCCAACACCGACGCGCAGGCGCTGGCGCAGTCGCTCGCCGAGCGCCGCTTGCAGCTGGGCGTGGGCGTGACGCAAGGCCTGGGTGCCGGTTCGCGGCCCGATGTCGGCCGCGTCGCGGCGGAAGAATCCATGCAGGAACTGCTGGAACACGTGCAGGGTTCGCACATGGTGTTCGTCGCCGCCGGTATGGGCGGCGGCACGGGTACGGGTGCAGCACCGGTCATCGCGCGCGCCTGCCGGGAAGCCGGCATGCTGACGGTCGGCGTCATCACCAAGCCCTTCCACTTCGAAGGCCAGCACCGCATGAAGCTGGCCGAAGCGGGGATCGAGGAGCTTCAGCAGAACGTCGATACGCTGATCATCATCCCCAACCAGAACCTGTTCCGGGTGGCCAACGAGCGCACGACCTTCGCCGACGCCTTCAAGATGGCCGACGACGTGCTGTACTCGGGCGTGCGCGGCGTCACCGACCTGATGGTCATGCCGGGCCTCATCAATCTCGACTTCGCCGATATCCGCTCCGTGATGGGCGAGATGGGCAAGGCGATGATGGGAACGGGCGAAGCCGAAGGCGACAACCGCTCGATCGACGCGGCGCAGAAGGCGATCTCCAACCCGCTGCTCGACGACGTGTCGATGAAGGGCGCCAAGGGCGTGCTCATCAACATCACCGGCGGCATGGACATGACGCTGTTCGAAGTCGACGAAGCCGCGAACCGCATCCGCGACGAAGTCGATCCGGACGCGAACATCATCTTCGGCTCGACCTTCGACGAAAGCCTCAACGGCCGCATGCGCGTGTCGGTCGTCGCGACGGGTATCGACGCGGCGCAAGCCGTGCAGCGCCCGCCGCAGGCCACCACGGTCGTCAAGCTCGCCCAGCGCCCGACGATCCGTCCGGTGACGGCGACGGCCCCGGCGATGGCCGCCCCGGCCGCGTCGATGTCGATCCCGGCCGCCCCGCAAACGGGTTCGGTCGCGATGAAGATGGAGCCGGCCGCCGCCCCGGTCGCCCCGGCGCCCGCCCCGGTCGTCGCGGAAGCGGCCCCGGCCCCGGTCATGGCCGAACCCGCCCCGGCCGAATTGCCGGCGGCCCCGGCCGAAGCCTTCATCCCGCCCAAGCCCGTCGAAGTGGCCCCGGCGGCGGCGCAAGCCCCCGCCCCGGTCAATCCCTTCGCGGAAGCCGAGCTGATGAACGCCACGAAGCCGGCCGCGGCGGCGGCACCCAAGCGCCGCCCGTCGCTGTTCGAGCGGATGACCCGCTCGGGCGGCGCGCGGACGGAAGGCGAAGCCCCGCGCGCCCAGCCCACGCTGGTCGCACCCCAGGGCGGCATCATGCCGGCGGCGAGCGCCCCGGCAGCCCCGGTTGCGGCCCCGGCAGCACCGGCCCCGGTTGCCGCCGCCCCGGTGGCCCCGGCCCCGGCGCAGCCGCGTTTGGGCGGGCTCGACCCGACCGATCGCTTGGCGCCGAAGGCCGAGGACGACCTCCTCGAAATCCCGGCCTTCCTGCGCCGCCAGGCGAATTAA
- the lpxC gene encoding UDP-3-O-[3-hydroxymyristoyl] N-acetylglucosamine deacetylase: MFNPRQQKPRTIAQRTLKGPISCSGTGLHSGRKVTMSLLPAAPNSGIAFRRVDTGVTVKADYRNVTDTRLCSLLGAAPGPRFGTVEHLMAALYGASIDNAIVELDADEVPVMDGSSAPFLFLIDCAGTIEQAAPRRAIEVLKPISLDDARDGAAIEIRPGRGFAATFEIDFPTPTIGRQNLSLDLGPDAFRQEIARARTFGFEQEVAALRAAGLARGGSLDNAVVIAADGSGLLNPEGLRFDDEFVRHKVLDLVGDLYLAGAPLLGEIRARRTGHRHNNALLHALFADAANWRMVDLTEAHFAGVSPAIAPVHADAGQ; the protein is encoded by the coding sequence GTGTTCAACCCGCGTCAGCAAAAACCGCGCACGATCGCCCAGCGCACGTTGAAGGGGCCCATCTCCTGTTCGGGGACGGGGCTGCATTCCGGCCGCAAGGTGACGATGTCGCTGCTGCCCGCGGCCCCGAATTCGGGCATCGCCTTCCGGCGCGTCGATACCGGCGTCACGGTGAAGGCCGATTACCGCAACGTGACCGATACGCGCCTGTGCTCGCTGCTGGGGGCCGCCCCCGGCCCGCGCTTCGGCACGGTCGAACATCTGATGGCCGCCCTTTACGGCGCGTCGATCGACAACGCGATCGTCGAGCTCGACGCCGACGAAGTGCCGGTGATGGACGGCTCGTCCGCGCCCTTCCTGTTCCTGATCGATTGCGCCGGCACGATCGAGCAAGCGGCCCCGCGCCGCGCGATCGAAGTCCTCAAACCCATTTCGCTCGACGATGCGCGCGACGGTGCGGCGATCGAGATTCGCCCCGGGCGCGGATTCGCCGCGACGTTCGAAATCGACTTCCCCACGCCGACGATCGGCCGCCAGAACCTGTCGCTCGATCTGGGGCCCGACGCGTTCCGCCAGGAAATCGCGCGCGCGCGCACTTTCGGTTTCGAGCAGGAAGTCGCGGCGTTGCGCGCGGCCGGCTTGGCGCGCGGCGGCAGCCTCGACAACGCGGTCGTGATCGCGGCCGACGGCAGCGGCCTGCTGAACCCCGAAGGCCTGCGCTTCGACGACGAGTTCGTGCGCCACAAAGTGCTCGATCTGGTCGGCGATCTCTATCTCGCGGGCGCGCCCTTGCTGGGCGAAATCCGCGCCCGGCGCACCGGCCATCGCCACAACAACGCGCTGCTGCACGCGCTGTTCGCCGACGCGGCGAATTGGCGCATGGTCGACTTGACCGAGGCGCATTTTGCGGGCGTTTCCCCCGCCATCGCCCCCGTCCACGCCGACGCCGGGCAGTAA
- the ligA gene encoding NAD-dependent DNA ligase LigA, whose product MTARKKKPAAKDFSTIAVDDLSMGQAEAELERLAKAIVKHDLAYHAKDAPLIADADYDALKRRNDAIEKRFPLLTRTDSPSKKVGAPAAAGFSKVRHAVPMLSLDNAFAEEDLREFVARVRRFLSLPDDSPLAYSAEPKIDGLSISLLYENGVFVKGATRGDGEEGEDVTANLRTIKEIPAKLHGKAPEAIEVRGEIYMTRADFLAMNAEQEKAGDKVFANPRNAAAGAVRQLDPTITAKRPLRFFAYTIGRYDGPAIETQAELIRRLAGWGFATNPETRTCDSAEALLAFYDHIGAKRAALPYDIDGVVYKVDRFDLQRRLGFVARSPRWAIAHKFPAERAQTKLIKIDVQVGRTGALTPVAILEPVNVGGVMVARATLHNEDEIARKDAREGDIVVIQRAGDVIPQIVEVVADKAHDKRPKFQPFEFCPICGSKAVRPDGEVVRRCTGGLSCDAQVVERLRHFAMRTAFDIEGLGEKNVEELHSLGWLKRPGDVFRLKDHSAALAKRDGWGEKSVEKLLAAIEARRSVPLDRFIFALGIRQVGEATGRLLAQHYETLEKWREAMIAVAKGDEAAHAELLAIDQVGEALVADIAAFFAEKHNLDALDDLAKFVTPVPLEKPRTDSPVAGKTIVFTGTLVKMGRDEAKARAQSMGAKVAGSVSKKTDLVVAGPGAGSKLADAQKHGVEVIDEDAWLKLAGIA is encoded by the coding sequence ATGACCGCGCGCAAGAAGAAACCGGCGGCGAAGGATTTTTCGACGATCGCCGTGGACGATCTGTCGATGGGCCAGGCGGAGGCCGAGCTTGAGCGCTTGGCCAAGGCGATCGTCAAACACGACCTCGCCTATCACGCCAAGGACGCGCCGCTGATCGCGGATGCCGATTACGACGCGCTGAAACGGCGCAACGACGCGATCGAGAAGCGCTTCCCGCTGCTGACGCGCACGGATTCGCCTTCGAAGAAAGTCGGCGCCCCCGCCGCCGCCGGTTTTTCCAAGGTCCGGCACGCGGTGCCGATGCTGTCGCTCGACAACGCCTTCGCCGAGGAGGACCTTCGCGAATTCGTGGCGCGCGTGCGGCGTTTCCTGAGCCTGCCCGACGATTCACCCCTCGCCTATTCCGCCGAGCCGAAGATCGACGGTCTGTCGATTTCGCTGCTCTACGAGAACGGCGTGTTCGTGAAGGGTGCCACGCGCGGCGACGGCGAGGAAGGCGAAGACGTCACCGCCAATCTGCGCACCATCAAGGAAATTCCCGCCAAGCTTCACGGTAAGGCGCCCGAGGCTATCGAAGTGCGCGGCGAAATCTATATGACCCGCGCCGATTTCCTGGCGATGAACGCGGAACAGGAAAAAGCCGGCGACAAGGTGTTCGCCAATCCGCGCAACGCCGCCGCCGGGGCCGTGCGCCAGCTCGACCCGACGATCACCGCGAAACGGCCATTGCGTTTCTTCGCCTATACGATCGGCCGCTACGACGGCCCGGCGATCGAAACGCAAGCGGAGCTGATCCGCCGGCTCGCCGGTTGGGGTTTCGCCACCAATCCCGAAACGCGGACTTGCGATAGCGCCGAAGCACTGCTGGCGTTTTACGACCATATCGGCGCCAAGCGCGCGGCGCTGCCCTACGATATCGACGGTGTGGTCTACAAGGTCGACCGTTTCGATCTGCAACGGCGCCTCGGCTTCGTCGCGCGCAGCCCGCGCTGGGCGATCGCGCATAAATTCCCCGCCGAGCGCGCGCAAACGAAGCTCATCAAGATCGACGTGCAAGTCGGCCGCACCGGTGCGTTGACGCCGGTCGCGATCCTGGAACCCGTCAACGTGGGCGGCGTGATGGTCGCGCGCGCCACGCTGCACAACGAAGACGAGATCGCCCGCAAGGACGCGCGCGAAGGCGACATTGTCGTCATCCAGCGCGCGGGCGACGTGATCCCGCAGATCGTCGAGGTCGTCGCCGACAAGGCGCACGACAAGCGCCCGAAATTCCAGCCTTTCGAGTTCTGCCCGATCTGCGGATCGAAAGCCGTGCGGCCCGACGGTGAAGTGGTGCGCCGCTGCACCGGCGGGCTTTCGTGCGACGCGCAGGTCGTCGAGCGCCTGCGCCATTTCGCGATGCGCACGGCCTTCGATATCGAGGGTCTCGGGGAAAAGAACGTCGAGGAATTGCATTCGCTGGGCTGGCTCAAGCGCCCGGGCGACGTGTTCCGCTTGAAGGACCATTCGGCCGCATTGGCCAAGCGCGACGGCTGGGGCGAGAAATCGGTCGAGAAATTGCTCGCGGCCATCGAAGCGCGGCGCAGCGTGCCGCTCGATCGTTTCATTTTCGCGCTGGGCATTCGCCAGGTCGGCGAAGCCACCGGCCGCCTGCTCGCCCAGCATTACGAAACGCTGGAAAAATGGCGCGAAGCGATGATCGCCGTCGCCAAGGGCGACGAGGCAGCACACGCCGAGCTTCTTGCCATCGATCAGGTCGGCGAAGCGCTCGTCGCCGATATCGCGGCGTTCTTCGCCGAGAAGCACAATCTGGACGCGCTCGACGATTTGGCGAAATTCGTGACCCCCGTGCCGCTCGAAAAGCCGCGCACCGATTCGCCGGTCGCCGGGAAAACCATCGTGTTCACCGGCACGCTGGTGAAGATGGGCCGCGACGAAGCCAAGGCGCGCGCGCAATCGATGGGCGCCAAGGTCGCGGGCTCGGTCTCGAAAAAGACCGATCTGGTCGTCGCGGGACCGGGGGCGGGTTCGAAACTCGCCGACGCGCAGAAACACGGCGTCGAAGTGATCGACGAGGACGCCTGGCTGAAACTCGCCGGGATCGCCTAA